The Bacteroidota bacterium DNA segment GTAATTACCGTAGGCGCGCCGAATCCGTATTGCGTAAAAAAGTATACTACCAGCATATTTATCAGTATGTGGATGATAAACAACGGGTACGAAATCTCTCCTGTGTAAATAAAGAATTGGTTAACGGGTTTTAGTTGCAACTTGTAAATAAAAATAGCAATAAAGCTGTATCCGGTAAGTGCAGGAATATCATTAAACAACTGGCCTATAAAGCCCAGTTTTAAAGCCATACCCACGTATAAAGCCATACCGCCTGCACCAATTAATAAATAATGCCACTTAGTAAGTTTACCGGCTATTTTATCAAGGGTATTGTTGTTTACCATAGCGGCCAATACCATGCCCAGCATAAACTCCCACGCATACTGCAAAAAGAAGCGGTTGTAGCTGGCCAATTCTGATTTACCGATGTACACAATCAAAGCCGCCCAGCCGATACTTGCCACCAACCCAATACCGATAAACAGTGTGTTGCTTGTGTTGCGTTTTAGCCACGCCAAACCGTGAAACACAAGATAGAATTGAATAATGGTGGATACAAACCAAAACTGACCGCCGTAGGAGCCGATAATGCTACTATCAAACATTTTGTATAACAACACATGACCACCCAGTGCATACCAAGAGCTTTGGTAAATGGGAATGAAAAGAGTGATGATGGCGGAAAGTATAACTACGATTATATAGGGCAGGTACACTTTGCCCAGCCTGCGTTTGATAAACTGTGCGA contains these protein-coding regions:
- a CDS encoding acyltransferase, producing the protein MKRFELADFLKGYSIFTIIIYHYLQTFSLPPLAAKAINIGGTGVHSFLLISGFGLYLSFQNKPLGFAQFIKRRLGKVYLPYIIVVILSAIITLFIPIYQSSWYALGGHVLLYKMFDSSIIGSYGGQFWFVSTIIQFYLVFHGLAWLKRNTSNTLFIGIGLVASIGWAALIVYIGKSELASYNRFFLQYAWEFMLGMVLAAMVNNNTLDKIAGKLTKWHYLLIGAGGMALYVGMALKLGFIGQLFNDIPALTGYSFIAIFIYKLQLKPVNQFFIYTGEISYPLFIIHILINMLVVYFFTQYGFGAPTVITLLLSLGITYLASHWYNKLVAVIYKWLGI